The Halobaculum magnesiiphilum genome contains the following window.
TCTGACCAGTTTCACCGAGACGTGGGAGTTCAGGAGGACGAACTGCGCGATGCTGCCGAGGTTGATCTTCCCCATCGGGCTGGTCTCGCCCCCGCCGATCGCGATCATGTCGAACCCCTCGTCCTCCGCGATGGCGACGAGTTGGCTGCCCGCGTCGCCCTCGACGCGGCGCACGTCGGCGTCGAGGCCCGCCTCCGCGAGCACCGTCCGGACGCGATCCTCGACCTCCTCGGGGGTGCGGTCGGCCTGGGGGTTCTCGACGACCGCGACCGTGAGGTCGTCGCCGGTGGCCTTCGCCCGCTCGACGGTGTCCTCGAGCGCCCGGAGGGAGTCGTCGCTCCCGCCGATGCCCAGCAGTACGTTCATGCGCCGACGGTCGGCAGGGCCGGACAAAAGCATGCCGCCGACGCCGCCGCGGGCGGACGCCGTCACCCCGCGTGCGGGTGCCGGCCACCCGGCGGCCGTCCGCCGTCCGTCGGACGCGTGGGGGACGGGTTTTTCACCGTCGCTCGGCTACGGGGCGCCATGACCGACGACGCGGGCAAGGAGGCCGGCGGCGACGCCGACGCGGCCGCGGCCGAGGACATCGACGAGCGGGCCACCGACGTCGGCGAGGGCGCCGCCGAGGGTGTCGTCGGCGCGTCCCCGGAGCGCGAGGAGGCGACCGACGAGGAACGCGCGGACGCCGAGTCCGTGACGGCGGACGGGGCCACGGCCGACGAGTCTGTGGCGGCCGACGAGTCCGCAGCGACAGCGGACGCGTCGGGGTCCGTC
Protein-coding sequences here:
- a CDS encoding universal stress protein, which encodes MNVLLGIGGSDDSLRALEDTVERAKATGDDLTVAVVENPQADRTPEEVEDRVRTVLAEAGLDADVRRVEGDAGSQLVAIAEDEGFDMIAIGGGETSPMGKINLGSIAQFVLLNSHVSVKLVR